The Deltaproteobacteria bacterium genome window below encodes:
- a CDS encoding DUF4399 domain-containing protein, with translation MPAPLRTLAVLLTLFLAPSALAHELGVPHEHPLLAQAGTPAGAGTEAGQPAPRTPRPAGALLYVISPAAGATVESPVTVRFGLKGMGVAPAGVARPDTGHHHLIIDAPTPPLDRPLPADAKHLHFGGGQTETTIDLPPGTHELQLILGDKDHVPHDPPLVSERITITVR, from the coding sequence ATGCCCGCCCCGCTTCGCACCCTCGCCGTCCTGCTGACCCTCTTCCTCGCGCCGAGCGCCCTTGCCCACGAGCTCGGGGTGCCCCACGAGCATCCGCTCCTGGCGCAGGCCGGGACGCCGGCCGGGGCGGGAACCGAGGCCGGACAGCCGGCTCCGCGCACGCCGCGCCCGGCCGGCGCGCTGCTCTACGTGATCTCGCCGGCCGCGGGCGCGACGGTCGAGAGCCCCGTGACGGTGCGCTTCGGGCTGAAGGGCATGGGCGTGGCGCCCGCCGGCGTCGCCCGGCCCGACACCGGCCATCACCACCTGATCATCGACGCGCCGACCCCGCCGCTCGACCGGCCGCTGCCCGCCGACGCGAAGCACCTCCACTTCGGGGGCGGCCAGACCGAGACCACGATCGACCTCCCGCCGGGCACCCACGAGCTCCAGCTGATCCTCGGCGACAAGGACCACGTGCCCCACGATCCGCCGCTCGTGTCGGAGCGGATCACGATCACGGTCCGCTAG
- a CDS encoding NAD-dependent epimerase/dehydratase family protein has translation MARILVAGCGYLGSELAAQLAADGHVTFGLRRSAGPLPRGVQPLVADLCERAALRAALAGVEHGGIDAVVYAAAADHSDDDAYRRAYVEGLANVIDWADAQGMRPPRVFFTSSTAVYAQQDGAWVDEESPTEPTHFSGVRMLEAERLLAAAGGCALRLGGIYGPGRTRLVESVRAGTATIRPGPPRWTNRIHRDDAAGALRHLVGRALAGAPLDPVYVGVDDEPSDDATTLRWLAERLGVPAPPVAGDPDGPRARSGNKRCRNARLRAAGYAFAYPTFREGYGAAIAASGP, from the coding sequence GTGGCGCGCATCCTCGTCGCCGGCTGCGGCTACCTCGGGAGCGAGCTCGCCGCGCAGCTCGCGGCCGACGGCCATGTCACCTTCGGGCTGCGCCGCAGCGCCGGTCCGCTGCCCCGGGGCGTCCAGCCCCTCGTGGCCGACCTGTGCGAGCGCGCCGCCCTGCGCGCCGCACTCGCCGGGGTCGAGCACGGCGGCATCGACGCCGTCGTCTACGCCGCCGCCGCCGATCACTCCGACGACGACGCCTACCGGCGCGCCTACGTCGAGGGCCTCGCGAACGTGATCGACTGGGCCGACGCGCAGGGCATGCGCCCGCCGCGCGTCTTCTTCACCTCGAGCACGGCGGTCTACGCGCAGCAGGACGGCGCGTGGGTCGACGAGGAGAGCCCCACCGAGCCGACCCACTTCAGCGGCGTCCGCATGCTCGAGGCCGAGCGCCTGCTCGCCGCCGCGGGTGGCTGTGCGCTGCGGCTCGGCGGCATCTACGGCCCCGGCCGCACGCGCCTCGTCGAGAGCGTGCGGGCGGGCACCGCCACGATCCGGCCGGGCCCGCCGCGCTGGACCAACCGCATCCACCGCGACGACGCTGCCGGCGCGCTGCGCCACCTGGTCGGGCGCGCGCTCGCCGGCGCGCCGCTCGATCCCGTCTACGTCGGCGTCGACGACGAGCCGAGCGACGACGCCACGACGCTGCGCTGGCTGGCGGAGCGGCTCGGCGTCCCGGCGCCGCCCGTGGCGGGCGATCCCGACGGCCCGCGCGCGCGCAGCGGCAACAAGCGCTGCCGCAACGCCCGCCTGCGCGCCGCGGGCTACGCCTTCGCCTACCCGACCTTCCGGGAAGGCTACGGAGCCGCGATCGCCGCTAGCGGACCGTGA